The Apium graveolens cultivar Ventura chromosome 3, ASM990537v1, whole genome shotgun sequence sequence ACGTAGCGATTTTTTGTAACAACACAATGGATCTCAACCGAGGTAGTATTGTTAAAAAACGCAGCTGTTGTACTGTTAAAGAACCCAGTTTCTGGGGAACTAACTGTGACAGTTATTGGCATTTTTAAGTTTGAGCTGAATGCATTGCGTGGCCTGAAAACTTTAATTTTGATGATTTCTTTCTTATGCTTCCCTTTCACAATAATTGTGTCTCTGCCAGGTTTATCAAATTCTATTTGAAAGCCATTGAAAAGACGCATTTGAGCCTGTAATACAACACAAAAGAACTAGTATTACAAATATTCAAGACATACAGACAGATCTTATAAAAAACTGAGACTACATAACATATATCTTGAGTCTTAAATATACAACAAATTATGCACTTTTCTGAAATTAATGTTCACCGAAAACCGAGTGGTATAAGTTGGAATACCACTGTAGTGGATGTTGATTACAGTTGTTTCAGGGGTCAAAGGGTCGTCCCAATCATTCTTGATTCAGGCATTTAATTTACTTAGCTAGAAGAGTTCAAATTTTCCATGCCACTCAAAAGAGAACACTGCCTGATGCCTTCAAAGTTTGTACAGGCAAAGTACACTTTGATGCTTAATATTTAGCGTCACGTTTGAACATGATTCCTAAATACTATCTTATGGTAGATGGCTTAACCGTGCCCCTCTCAATGTTCAGCACAGGAGATGCGCGTATCAAGTTTAAAGTAATTAGTGAAGAAGACTCGCATATTCTGGAGCTTGGTCCGAGTTCTTGGCTTGAAGTGAGAGAGGATTACGCTGACATATTCAAGTTTGAATCAAATGTTCGCTACAAAGTGGTTCTTTCAGTGTTCAGCAAAGAAGATAACATTTTCAAATTCACTCTAAAGAATTATCAAGCAGTGTTTGTCAAGTCAAAGAGGAGTCCTAAACTTCTAGCTCTAGATCACAGTTCAGATCTCTTTTACTCAATGTACATTAAGATTTACTATAGTACTCCATATTTTGTTCTATATTAGGTGAAGTGCAATTAATGTACAAAACTATATATCATAGATGTGCATGCGCAAAGACTCTATTAGCAAAGTTAGATCTTTCTAGTTGCCACATGTCATCGAACTAAGACAGATGGTATGGTGCCTCAAGGCTTAAGTGATTGTAATCCGTTACTTGTGGTTACCTGTTAGCTGTTATGGACTTATCGCAAGGTACTCAGTTAGCTTCTTTTGCTTTTTTCCTGGTTTCACTTGTTCATATTGAAatcatttaattgtcttatttGTTCGTTTTCATGGTTCCCATACATATATCCCGTCTGGTATTAACAGTTTTATTATCAACTAGGTTTTCTCACTGTTGACATCTAATGATCTAAAGGTTCCTGCAGATTGCATTCAATAGCCTGTGACATCTAACATGTATTTCAGAATAACATGCAAAACATTAAAGAAAAGACTGACCTCGCGGCTATACTCCGCTTTTGATATCTCTGATTCGATTTCATTGACGAATGGATCTTTCTCTTTCACAACCTCAACCTTCTTGGGTTTTGAAATCCACTCAAACCCTTTCTTCATAGAATTAAATTTTTTGTCATCGCGAAGCAACTGAAGTTCGTGCTTCATGGAATTAAGTTCTGTTATGATATGGTCTATAAGTACTTCGTCCGAAATCAGTTGCTGAATTTGATCATCAGAATAGTCTTTAAAATTTGAGACCTTGTTTGAAGGAGAAGAGAATCGACGAACGGAAGTTGGAATAATAACATGGCTGCGTTTAGCAGCAGTGGCCAAGTAGCGCAAGTAAATTTGACTTCCGACACACGAAGAAGAAGTGCGAAGAACACTTGTTAAAGCCATTTTGACCAGATAAATCCTAGGAAGTGCGAAGTAGCGCAAGGTACACACTTGTTGGAGcaaaataaataaatctgtttCAATTTAAACCATTCAGGATCACAAGAATTTTTTTAGGGGACCGACTTCTGATGAAACTCAAACGTTAATATATAGTCCTTGGTAGCCAAGTAATAAA is a genomic window containing:
- the LOC141710753 gene encoding uncharacterized protein LOC141710753 — its product is MALTSVLRTSSSCVGSQIYLRYLATAAKRSHVIIPTSVRRFSSPSNKVSNFKDYSDDQIQQLISDEVLIDHIITELNSMKHELQLLRDDKKFNSMKKGFEWISKPKKVEVVKEKDPFVNEIESEISKAEYSREAQMRLFNGFQIEFDKPGRDTIIVKGKHKKEIIKIKVFRPRNAFSSNLKMPITVTVSSPETGFFNSTTAAFFNNTTSVEIHCVVTKNRYVVDKIMDPSVDGNLRGVPFGELPENLRRELHNYLETRGISFTTTNMLYDYMLNKIDRENSRGLEPFMKIIDAA